Proteins from a single region of Punica granatum isolate Tunisia-2019 chromosome 8, ASM765513v2, whole genome shotgun sequence:
- the LOC116188191 gene encoding E3 ubiquitin-protein ligase Praja-2, which produces MAAEASISSYLHHLHGRRSSLHPPLSSFDDPYWPHNLHPHDRPFPPFDPSLHCDVDVDGDGDGEPLHFVVYDSDSPDPFSRRESQASFVMDLFHQRVEQSSRPAVVVGGARSSDSVSGSIDESSFGVVTGSDVPGMDNLELDLGLGFPVESAENGMFVVGNCGDDEGDDMFFIERRTGRDSQSDSVRIAGSDSESERDFGVCPHSDDDFRFDDDNVHGEDNYDDAASIPLCWDSLQLEDRREEEEACEEFEWEEVDDRVVDEREVLSLSVGDAGSGSVSVSLMPVIEDDVDEVSVERIGGLGNLEWEVLWNTGHLDPNNEMEVVEEVEPYFDDHDDYLYTAEYDMLIGQFTEGDNALMGKPPASASVVENLPLVVVSKEDVEKNESLCPVCKDEFSVGEKAMQLPCGHRYHPDCIVMWLRIRNTCPVCRYELPTDDADYESRRTQRA; this is translated from the coding sequence ATGGCAGCCGAGGCCTCGATCTCGTCCTACCTCCACCACCTCCACGGCCGCCGTAGCAGCCTCCACCCTCCCCTCTCCTCCTTCGACGACCCCTACTGGCCCCACAACCTCCACCCCCACGACCGCCCCTTCCCCCCTTTCGATCCCTCTCTCCACTGCGACGTCGACGTCGACGGCGACGGCGACGGCGAACCCCTCCACTTCGTTGTCTACGACTCCGATTCCCCCGATCCTTTCTCCCGCCGCGAGAGCCAGGCCAGCTTCGTCATGGATCTGTTCCACCAGCGCGTCGAGCAGTCCTCCCGCCCCGCTGTCGTCGTCGGCGGAGCACGATCCTCCGATTCGGTCTCCGGATCTATCGACGAGTCCAGCTTCGGGGTCGTCACCGGCAGCGATGTGCCCGGGATGGATAATCTGGAGCTGGATCTTGGTCTAGGGTTTCCAGTGGAGAGCGCCGAAAACGGCATGTTTGTTGTCGGTAATTGTGGGGATGACGAGGGAGACGATATGTTCTTCATCGAGAGGAGGACGGGGAGGGACTCCCAGTCGGATTCTGTTCGAATAGCCGGATCCGACTCGGAATCGGAGCGTGATTTCGGCGTATGTCCCCATTCGGATGACGACTTCAGGTTCGATGATGATAATGTGCATGGAGAGGATAACTATGATGATGCGGCCAGCATCCCTCTTTGTTGGGATTCTCTTCAGCTGGAGGATCgcagggaggaggaggaggcatGTGAGGAATTCGAGTGGGAGGAGGTTGACGATCGTGTGGTTGATGAGAGAGAGGTCTTGAGTTTGTCTGTAGGTGATGCTGGGTCGGGCTCAGTGTCCGTGTCTTTGATGCCGGTGATCGAAGACGATGTGGATGAAGTGAGTGTAGAGAGGATTGGTGGTTTGGGGAATTTAGAGTGGGAGGTGTTATGGAATACGGGCCATCTGGACCCAAACAACGAGATGGAAGTTGTGGAAGAAGTAGAACCCTACTTCGATGACCACGACGACTATCTTTACACTGCAGAGTACGATATGCTGATCGGGCAATTCACAGAGGGAGATAACGCCCTGATGGGGAAGCCACCGGCTTCGGCTTCGGTGGTCGAGAATCTCCCTTTGGTGGTCGTGAGTAAGGAGGATGTGGAGAAAAATGAGAGCCTTTGTCCCGTCTGCAAGGATGAGTTCAGTGTTGGAGAGAAGGCGATGCAGCTGCCCTGTGGGCATCGTTACCACCCTGATTGTATTGTGATGTGGCTACGGATAAGGAATACTTGCCCCGTCTGCCGGTATGAGTTGCCCACGGATGATGCCGACTACGAGAGTAGGAGGACCCAGAGGGcctga
- the LOC116188190 gene encoding WD repeat and HMG-box DNA-binding protein 1, translated as MKVRTLKLREAHKPASNGSPSFCSVLWDQQAHHLVTASSSDSAISIHDSLLPSQAPKILRHHRDGVTALAISPNSTCLASGSVDHSVKLYKFPSGEFETNITRFTLPIRALAFNKSGTMLAAAGDDEGIKLINTIDGSIARVLKGHKGSVIGLAFDPNGEYLASVDSMGTVIYWELQLGTTLHMLRGVAPNTGTDCSVMNVLSWSPDGEMLAVPGLRNDVVMYDRDTAEKLFSLRGDHLQPVCFLSWSPNGKYMATSSLDRQVLIWDVEKKQDIDRQKFDESICSMAWKPIGNALGVIDAMGKYGIWESVIPSSMKSPTEGISNSQSKNSNGLVFFEEEEKEEEPGPSGSLSDVGEDSFGESPPSRKRLRKQSVTEEFWEDDDAFEEISLPSKLKAQKTAATKHKEGPDKVKECVRNVTSLERPKMQDAFQPGSTPAQPGKRRFLCYNMVGSITTIEHEGYSHIEVDFHDTGRGPRVPSMTDHFGFTMASLNENGSVFANPCKGEKSLSTLMYRPFCTWANNSEWSMRFEGEEVKAVALGTGWVAAITSLHFLRIFTEGGLQRHVLSLDGPVVTASGFRDQLAIVSHASDCLPSNDQVLEYRVFNISNSTQLLKGRLPLSPGSHLTWLGFSEEGLLSFYDSKGVLRVFTSQFGGSWVPLFSSNKAKKSDENHWVVGLNAGNFFCITCKKPDLFPQVMPKPILSILDFSFPLASSDLGADTLENEFMLNSMRLSQILEQMEEMTRAGLDASSLDDDAYSIETAQDKCILRLIASCCNSDKLVRATELVKLLSFANSVRGAIKLVTALKLPNLAERFNTILEERLLKEKGEKDATVTVNAKTDKYTARDVLGSKASPAPIIPSASPHLSAPPLVKKAKLQDAAAPDKDNGVKVDAEDVNKSGEVNNDKLVEAKKAGKDAAEAKSKTHRPFNPFSKTKDDHEKGKSVAGAENQPLQRPSNPFLKSKIK; from the exons ATGAAAGTCCGTACGCTGAAGCTCAGGGAAGCTCACAAGCCCGCCAGCAACGGCAGCCCCTCCTTCTGCTCGGTCCTGTGGGACCAGCAGGCACACCACCTCGTCACTGCGTCCTCCTCCGACTCTGCAATCTCGATCCACGACTCCCTGCTCCCTTCCCAGGCTCCGAAGATTCTCCGCCACCACAGGGATGGAGTCACCGCGCTCGCGATCAGCCCTAACTCTACCTGCCTCGCCTCGGGATCGGTTGACCACTCCGTCAAGCTCTACAAGTTTCCAA GTGGAGAATTTGAAACCAACATCACTAGATTTACGCTACCGATACGTGCGCTTGCATTCAATAAATCAGGAACCATGTTAGCTGCTGCTGGTGATGATGAGGGAATTAAACTCATCAACACCATCGATGGCTCCATTGCTCGGGTTCTCAAAGGTCACAAAGGCTCTGTGATCGGATTGGCTTTCGATCCTAATGGTGAATATCTGGCATCAGTGGACTCGATGGGGACAGTCATCTACTGGGAACTCCAGTTGGGAACAACACTGCATATGCTAAGAGGTGTAGCTCCGAACACAGGCACGGACTGTTCTGTTATGAATGTGCTCAGCTGGAGTCCTGATGGGGAAATGTTAGCGGTACCTGGTTTGAGAAATGATGTGGTTATGTATGATAGAGACACAGCCGAGAAGCTATTCTCTCTCAGAGGTGATCACTTGCAACCAGTTTGTTTCCTGTCATGGTCGCCTAATGGGAAATACATGGCGACTTCTAGTCTGGACAGGCAGGTATTGATATGGGATGTTGAAAAGAAGCAGGACATTGACAGGCAAAAATTTGATGAGAGCATATGCTCCATGGCGTGGAAGCCAATCGGCAATGCTTTGGGAGTTATCGATGCCATGGGCAAGTACGGCATCTGGGAATCTGTTATTCCTTCATCAATGAAATCACCCACTGAAGGTATTTCGAATTCTCAGTCAAAGAATAGCAATGGACTTGTTTTCTTtgaggaagaggagaaagaggaagagcCCGGTCCATCAGGTAGTTTGAGTGATGTTGGTGAAGATAGTTTTGGTGAATCTCCTCCTAGCAGGAAGAGGTTACGTAAACAGTCTGTCACAGAGGAGTTTTGGGAGGATGACGATGCTTTTGAGGAGATAAGCTTGCCTTCTAAGCTGAAAGCCCAAAAAACAGCAGCGACAAAGCACAAAGAAGGACCAGACAAGGTGAAGGAGTGTGTGAGAAACGTAACATCTTTAGAAAGGCCAAAAATGCAGGATGCTTTTCAGCCCGGGTCTACTCCTGCACAGCCTGGGAAGAGACGCTTTCTGTGCTACAATATGGTAGGAAGCATAACCACAATTGAACATGAGGGATACTCCCATATAGAG GTTGATTTTCACGACACCGGTAGAGGTCCACGAGTTCCGTCCATGACTGATCATTTTGGGTTTACAATGGCATCGCTAAATGAGAATGGCAGTGTATTTGCAAATCCATGTAAGGGAGAGAAGAGCTTAAGCACTCTGATGTATCGGCCCTTTTGTACTTGGGCAAATAATAGTGAG TGGTCAATGAGATTTGAAGGAGAAGAAGTGAAGGCTGTGGCACTTGGGACTGGTTGGGTAGCTGCAATTACTAGTCTTCATTTTCTCCGCATATTTACAGAGGGTGGTTTGCAG AGACATGTTCTTTCCCTTGATGGACCTGTTGTCACTGCCTCAGGCTTCAGGGATCAGCTTGCGATCGTTAGTCATGCGTCTGACTGTCTTCCCTCTAATGATCAG GTGCTGGAGTACAGAGTTTTCAACATATCTAATTCTACACAGCTCCTCAAGGGGCGATTACCATTAAGTCCTGGGTCACACTTAACATGGCTTGGCTTCAGCGAAGAAGGCCTATTGAGTTTCTATGACTCTAAG GGTGTTTTGAGGGTGTTTACGAGTCAATTTGGAGGCAGTTGGGTCCCCCTTTTCAG TTCTAACAAAGCTAAGAAATCAGATGAAAATCACTGGGTGGTTGGACTGAACGCCGGCAATTTCTTTTGCATCACCTGCAAGAAACCCGACTTGTTTCCACAA GTGATGCCAAAACCGATCCTCTCCATACTGGACTTCTCATTTCCTCTCGCATCCTCCGATCTCGGAGCAGATACTCTTGAAAATGAATTTATGTTGAACAGCATGCGCCTCTCCCAG ATTCTGGAACAGATGGAAGAAATGACACGGGCTGGTCTAGATGCATCATCACTTGACGATGATGCTTACAGCATAGAAACTGCTCAGGATAAGTGCATATTAAGGCTTATCGCATCTTGTTGTAACA GTGATAAGCTTGTGAGGGCTACGGAACTCGTGAAGCTTCTGTCGTTCGCCAACTCAGTTAGAGGTGCGATCAAGCTAGTCACAGCGCTCAAGCTCCCGAACTTGGCAGAACGCTTCAATACCATATTAGAG GAAAGGCTGCTCAAGGAGAAGGGGGAGAAAGATGCCACTGTAACTGTGAATGCAAAAACCGATAAATATACCGCCAGGGATGTCTTAGGCAGCAAGGCATCTCCGGCACCTATTATTCCTTCAGCCTCACCTCATCTGTCTGCTCCTCCACTCGTAAAGAAAGCGAAGCTGCAAGACGCTGCAGCTCCTGACAAGGATAATGGGGTGAAAGTGGACGCTGAAGATGTGAACAAGTCCGGAGAGGTGAACAATGATAAGTTAGTAGAGGCAAAGAAGGCGGGAAAAGATGCGGCCGAGGCAAAATCAAAAACTCATCGCCCATTCAACCCCTTCTCGAAGACAAAAGACGATCACGAGAAAGGGAAGAGCGTGGCAGGGGCGGAAAACCAGCCATTGCAGCGACCGTCTAATCCTTTCTTGAAGTCGAAAATCAAGTGA